The Oryza sativa Japonica Group chromosome 11, ASM3414082v1 DNA window GAACACGTGCTCTGTACATATGAGCTTGATTCTTTATCGCGTCGTTTTCTTTGATCGATCTGGACCCATCTTTGTTTGGTGGATTGTGCTCTGGTTTCATGTTCAATTTCATTTCTTGGAAGATGCTGTGCAAGATGGAGGAATGGTTTGGGATTTGAGGATTTCTTGGGAACACCTCCCTACTTTGTTTATTTCCCCTTCATATTATAATGGGTTTTAGGTTTAAGAATTTTTAGATCTGGACATGATCTTATATGATTAAAATATGGGCAAATAGCACAGAAGCATTTGGTGCATCTTTGTTGTGGCACATGAGGCATTGCATTATTTGTAGTAGCACTTTCAAGGTTTCAATTTTTAGGGGTAACTACACCATTAAAACCCTAGATTTGTGATATTTTAAGGCGTTTTATGCCACGAATTTGTAGATCTGATCATTTACACAAAACCACATAACCCTAGATCTGTGAGTCTTATTGGGTTTTAGTTTGTTGTGGCACATGAGGCATTGCATTATTTGTAGTAGCACTTTCAAGGTTTCAATTTTTAGGGGTAACTACACCATTAAAACCCTAGATTTGTGATATTTTAAGGCGTTTTATGCCACGAATTTGTAGATCTGATCATTTACACAAAACCACATAACCCTAGATTTGTGAGTCTTATTGGGTTTTAGTTTGTTGTGGCACATGAGGCATTGCATTATTTGTAATAGCACTTTCAAGGTTTCAATTTTTAGGGGTAACTACACCATTAAAACCCTAGATTTGTGATATTTTAAGGCGTTTTATGCCACGAATTTGTAGATCTGATCATTTACACAAAACCACATAACCCTAGATCTGTGAGTCTTATTGGGTTTTAGTTAATAATTTGAACATCTGGATATGAACAgcaataattaaaatttgggCAAAGTAGAAAGTGTTGTACTTTGCCTATTTTTAGGGTAGCTTGAATGGCAGCACATTCCTTTGGTGTTGCATAAACCCAACCAAAACCATAGATTGCTGATACTCTAATGGGGTTCACATCAAGAGTTTTTAGATCTGGATGTGAAAAATCTGATGCTAATGTTTTGCCAACACCCCTGACCGTTTGACACTAAAATTTCTTCAGTGGTTACCGTTCTTCTGAAATAATCTAGCTAGCATGTGCCATTCTTAGATTGCTTACACTGCATTTGCTTGTAGATTTGTCGGATTCTGATGAGCTATGGTTAATAATTTCTGAATCTGTACATGAACATGAAGGGTTGAAATTTATGTAAAGTAGCAAGGGATGTATTTTTTGGGCAGCATCAATGGTGGTACATTCTTTGCGGTAGAATTTATCAAAACGTCAACTCTTAGGAGTGCATAAAGCCACCCAAAAGCCTATATTTCTGACGCTGTAATGGTGTTTATGTCAACAATTTGTTGATTAAGAAGTGAAATCTGATGCTAATGTTTTGCCAACAGTCTACCGATTGACACTAAATTCCTTCAGCGATTAACGATCATTGTTTTGCAAACTAATGTAGCTAAACCTTGTACCTTCTTCATTGGCATTCACTCCTAAATCAAGTCCTAACCTGCTACTGTTGCTTTGCTACTATCTCCAGAAGCCCGGAGGAAGCAGCGAAGGGTAAATGGTACATTGCGACTGCTGCTACCAACCACATGACCCGCGACCAGAGCGTCATCTCCAACCTCAAGCCCGTGACTGGCCGTGTCGTTGGTGGTGGCAACGGCTCAGGATTGCAAGTGCATGGCAGTGGAGCTGTGAACACAGAGACGGTGGCGATCCCAGACGTGTGGTATGTGCCGGGGATCAATTGCAACTTGGTTTCTGTTGGCCAGCTCTGTCAACTCGGGCTTGAAGTTTCGATTTTCCGAGGTGTCTGCACCGTCACTAGAGCTAGTGATGGATCCGTAGTTGGCAAAGCGCATAGATCAGGTGCAGTCTATGAGGTGGAATTCCTCAAAGTTCCGCTTAATTAGCACTGGAAATTCCTCGCTGCAGTATCAGTTGTGGTAGTCAGACTCATATGGTGGCTAATATCGCCTACTCTATCGAATGCTTGTTGGGTTAGAACTTAAATGGCACCTTTCAGTAGTTAGTTAAGAATCTGGAGGTTTTCTGAATGTAATTGAATGAATGATGCTGGTTATGTTGCTGCCTATGACCATGAGCACAGAACTGAAGAAATGCTTACCATGTTGGTTTGACCATGTCTTTTACCTTCCTAGCTTGTTAAAATTGTTACCATCTTTGTTCGACCTTATGTTTTTTACCATCCTTGTTAAGTTCCTGTAGCCTTGTGGGCTGTTTATATCTGTAGCCTTTTCGACGAGGGAAGATTGCCAACTTTCGAAAGCGCCAAGAAAAATAACCTTGTCGGTTTGGACCGACAAAAAATATACCTTTACTTGGCGGCAATGAAACCGCAAAGAATACTTATTCTTGGCAGTCGGAACCCCGCCAAGGAAATTTCTTTGGCTGTTTTTTTTGGCCGCCAAAGAAATCACTTTGCCGCCGGAATTTTTTGCTGAATTGAAGTTATTTTCAAGAGCATCGTGTACTCTCGTGAACAAATTAAAGCTGAAAAAAGATTGTTTACCATCAGTTGATTTATGAGGTTTTAAACCGGCGATCAAAGCGGAATTAGTTTGGAGGAATGAGATCCACTAGCAGCAATTAATGGGATAAGAGTATTGGGATCGGGACAGGGAAATGGATGAAGGGCTATGATGAAATGAGGGAGGGATAATAGATGGCTAGGATTAGAAGAAACTCTTTGGTGGGTGGGAAAATATTTCCCCAACCCATtagccaaacaggccctatatatgtgtgtatatatatatatatgtatatgtatatatatatatatatgtatatatgtatatgtatatgtatatatatatatgtatatgtatatatatatatatatatgtgtgtgtgtgtacgcGTCAAACAACTAatttggagcgtatttggtggcTAACTCCCTTTTTATGAGAACAGCTGATCCGAACTAACTCGATCGATCCAGTTGGCTTGCGTCGTCGTACGCGTCGATAGTCTTCGTCGTCGGAGATCGATCATGGCACCTCGCAAAAGGTCGCATCCTAGAAGGTAATTAACGTGCCTTAATTAattctcctcctcatcctcatctTCATGTTCAATGATGCATATATACGTACGTGCTCTGTATCTTTAGTGCTAGATTGATTGCATTTAATTTGGGTTTATATTAGATCTCGGCTACTCATTTGTTTGGAGGATTATTGTGCCTTGGTTCGAatcttttttgttcttttgtaTTTAATTTGTAGTCAAACGCTACTTTGTAGCTGATTTGTGATTTCTGACATACATGTTGGAAATGCTTGAGATTGGAGGCTTTCCAGTGAATATACCTAGGTTGtttgtttccttctctttttttttcatgtatatTCTCAGAACTTGAACAGAGAACCCTAGATTTGTGATATTATAATAAGTTTTAGTCAAGAATTTGTAGATATTGCGCGCCATGGACATGATTGATTGAAATAATATGGGTAAAGTAGCAGCTAGGTGGCATATTATTTTTTGGGTGGCATCAATGGTACTGCATTCTTTTCGGTAGCATTTCTGCACATGTCAATTATCTATCAGTTGTGGCATAACCCTTAAAGccgcttactccctccgtcccaaaaaaaacgaaTATAAGATTGGATATGACAAAttctagtataacgaatctggacataggtGTGTTCAAATCTATAGTACTAggtgtgtcacatccagtactaggttggttttttatgggacggagggagtagacttttttttttttgtcaagaaTTCAAAGATTTGGACATGAAAACCAGATGCAAATATTCCTTcagtaattttaatttgttcttgtAACAATTAACCTAATCCAGCCTCTATCATCTCTTGATTGCTATACTGCGTTCattccaaatccaaatcctAACCTGCAACTACTGTCACTTGCCATCATCTCCAGAAAACCAGAGGAAAGAGCAAATGTCAATGTCAGCAGTCTCAACAACATCTTCATAAGTGCAGAGCCCGGAGCAACATTTCCTAGATGGTTCATCACAGAAGCTGCTACAAACCACATGACCAGCGACAAGAGCATCTTCTCCGACCTCAAGCCTATGGCCGGCCTTGTCATCGACGAccgtgccggcgccggcgcagggTTGCCGATGCACGGCATTGGAGCTGTGTACTCATGGGAGGTGGCGCTCCAAGATGTGTGGTATGTGCCGGGGATGAGTGCCTACATTGGCTTAGTTTCTGCTGGTCAGCTCACTGCAATTGGTCTCAAAACTGAGATTGCAGGAGATGTCTGCACCATCACTAGTGCTGATGGATCTGAAGTTGGCAAAGGGCGTATGGTTAGTGATAAAATCTTTCAGGTGGATTTCCTCCGAGTTCCGTTTAATTAGTTCCTGAAATTTCATTCCTTGGAAAAAAATAACTTGGAATAGTTTTTATGTAGTAATTTTTAGTTTGGAGTAGTTGAAGGATCTGGATGTTTTTTCTTCTGAATGGAATTGAAGCAACGATGATGATTTTGTCACTGAACAAAAAAGTTATCTAGAATGGTCTTATTTGGCCTCTATGAGTAGAACTGAAGAACTGTTTACCATCTTGTTCTGGCTTGTGTTGGCTTGTGTTTTACCATCCTAGCTTGTACTGCAGGTTGTTAATGGCTATCATTTTGCAATTGCTACGGAAAGTAATTTATctgcttggggggggggggggggggccgtCTTCCCCAGCTCCGCACCACACGATATGCGCAGCGATTCGTGCGTACACCCGACCACAGCAGGGTATTTCCCCGCTTGCCCGCGTTTAACCCATTTTCTAGCTGACCATGGAAATACGCCTTTTATACGTGGGACCCACCTTGCAGTTGTCGCTCACGGGGGAgcacttcttcctcctcctccgccggccaaCGCCTCCACCCCAATCCCATTACCATCCAAGCTACATCTTCCCAACCCAGGGCATGATCACTttaatgccaaaaaaaaccttattaaaatttactaaaattttgccaaaattttgtcaggattttttatatagttacaaaaatttggcagcaaattaaatgtagccacttttttgataacttaaccaaaatttggtaaggttgaaaatggcatcaaagtgaacaaacCCCCAGACAGCTGCGGAACGCCGGCTAGGAACAACACAGCCCTAGCCATGGCATTGTGGAAGGAGATGATAGAAGAGAGATGGAAGTCCTGACATGTGGGCATTGTGGAAGGAGATGATAGAAGAGAGATGGAagacctgacatgtgggcccaaggcaTTTTAGAACTTTTATACCatttctctcctcttcaaccagaaattattattttaatggatgTAGTGTCCACCAACAAATATCTAACTTTTGAGAGTGTTTTTCCCCAAAAGTCACTTCGCACGATGTATTATAGCTAAAACCACAAAGTCACAATGCGGCTTCCCTGTTCCTATGTTGTGTTCCCCTCCCTGTCACTGCCAGATGTCCTCCCTCTATTGGCTGCGGCTTTTCTAGTGGACCCAGGCCATTCgctcgttttctttttttaacgcAAACAACGTTAACATCTGGAATGGCTCGTTCCTAATCGGTGCCTAGGTTGCCGACCAATGTTCCACGCGCCAAAGGTAGGCTGTGACATGGAAGAAGCGCCGGAgtggccgacgccgccggagGCCGCGGTGACCATGACATTCAATCTGGGCAGGGTGTCCAGGGCGGCGCTCATCGCCTTGAGCGAGCGCGGTGACAGCCTGGAGAGCGGCAGGGATGCACCCACCGCCGCTATGGATCcatgaagtaaaaaaaaatcttagcgCCCAGGAAATTTCGAAGACGCTGACTCCACCGCCGAACGCCCGAACTACATGACTTCTTCGGCGAGATCACTTGCTCATGTGATTCTTTTAGCTTCCTAGCACATATCATCTTAAATTCTTAAGTATTACCTGAAATTTATGGGAACTTCCTAGGCATGCAGGAATGGCCGGACCATGCCCGACCACCCTTGTCTTCCTCATTGTTCTCTCCAACAAGGAGATCCTCCTCATCAACAAATCAACAATGGCAAGCAGCTGTCCTGTGCTTCAACTTCTTCACCGGTAAGCAGCTGTCCTGCACGCGCATATTGTCCATCGATGGCAATGGCAAGCACTGAAATTGCCTTGCCTGCCTAATTGCCCCGCCTAGGGCACGCCACAGCAGTGTAAGGGAAAGAAAACGGAGATTGCTGCCGTTTGCTTCAAAAAAGAAACGGAGAGGTTAAGCCGTTTAGATGAAAAAAAGGAGCGTAAGGCCCTGGGCCCGCTGGAGAAGTGATCGCCAATAGAGCGAGGACATCTGGCAGGGGACATAGATAGAAACACAGCGTCGGAACAGGGAAGCCGCATCCGTGTCCACCAATAAATATCTAACTTTTGAGA harbors:
- the LOC107279481 gene encoding uncharacterized protein isoform X2; the protein is MAPRKRSHPRRKPEERANVNVSSLNNIFISAEPGATFPRWFITEAATNHMTSDKSIFSDLKPMAGLVIDDRAGAGAGLPMHGIGAVYSWEVALQDVWRCLHHH
- the LOC107279481 gene encoding uncharacterized protein isoform X1 gives rise to the protein MAPRKRSHPRRKPEERANVNVSSLNNIFISAEPGATFPRWFITEAATNHMTSDKSIFSDLKPMAGLVIDDRAGAGAGLPMHGIGAVYSWEVALQDVWYVPGMSAYIGLVSAGQLTAIGLKTEIAGDVCTITSADGSEVGKGRMVSDKIFQVDFLRVPFN